DNA from Salmo trutta chromosome 14, fSalTru1.1, whole genome shotgun sequence:
atgattgattgattgtttttataagataagtttaatgctagctagcaacttaccttggcttcttactgcattctcgtaacaggcaggctcctcgtggagtgcaatgtaaagcaggtggttagagcgttggactagttaaccgtaaggttgcatccccaagctgacaaggtaaaaatctgtcgttctgcccctgaacaaggcagttaactcaccgattaccgattgttatgaaaacttgaattcggccctaattaatcggccattccgattaatcggtcgacctctaccatcAATGCACAAGCATCATTTTCAGGACATTGTCAGCCAACCAGTCTATGAAGTTAACTGTTGTGTGACTGCAGTAAAATGTGGCGCGAGAACTGTTGTAATGTCTTTGTATCTTTCTGTTTAAGGTATGTTATCTCATCAGCTGAAGCAACACGTCATCGATGGAGAGAAAACCATCATTCAGaaccccacagaccagcaaagGTACATTAACGTCCAAGCACTTGAACACATGTAGAGAATAGTGCTTTGATGAAGTGCAGTACCACGAAGGCAGAcagcatgttgcatttatatttttgttttgtataaAAGTAAGTCTGGCTCACATCTAACAGCCGATATAAGAAGAGACGAGAGGAGACAAAACTAGCCAGTTTTAGAATTTTGTGTTGTGGAACTGAAGACGGAATGGCCGGGCATTCAAAAAGACAAGAAGTGAAGTTGAGTCAGTTTCCGTACTAACATGGTCTTTTTACACCGTGATGAAACATTGTTGCTCCTTGTTTCAGCAAGGTACAGTATTGTAGCAATCATGGGAAAACATGCACCCAATGGATTACCAAAAACAGGGCACACTCTGTGACTTCACAGAGAAATGTCAGCAAGTTAGGCTAGCTAactccagctagctagctatcccctcTGCTAGCTGTCAGTCAGCTTGGCTAAACAGTAAACACAGTTTCTGATTTGAGTCCAAGGCAATGCCTAGGAGCACATGCAGTCATGAGGagaacgtttttttgttgtttttttgctatTCGAACAGTTATAACGGTAATTTGGCcgatccaaaattccatgaccgtcacagccctagtcACTAGGACTGAATGATAAATGAAAGATGTGAGTTGCTCTGATTGGCTACTGTTGATGCCCATCTGCAGGAAGGACCATGAGAAGGCGGAGTTTGAGGTGCACGAGGTCTACGCTGTTGATGTGCTGATCAGCACTGGTGAAGGGAAggtgagagagcgagggggggatcCCAATGCCCCCATGCGGTAACATGGATAGAAAAGGGCATTATTACTGAGTCTGAActatcctttttttccttttaaTTTCTTACCTGGCTAAATGTGACTGTCCAATACTGATCTTTCAATGCTCCTGTCCCCTGCCCAGGCCAGGGATGGAGGCCAGAGGACCACCATTTACAAGAGGGACCCCAGTAAGCAGTACGGGCTGAAGATGAAGACCTCCCGCATGTTCTTCAGCGAGGTGGAGCGACGCTTCGACGCCATGCCCTTCACTCTCAGGTAGGATGTCCTCATATTAGAAGTGTCAGAGACTTGTTATAACCAACCGCATCAACACCATAATCTTATCATTAAAGACGTGGACTTTTTTTCATCAACCATCTCACTGATGCTGTGAGTCAGGTGCTTTGAAtgtccacctaacaggtgtgtcttgttcctctcctctcttcagggCGTTTGAGGATGAGGCCAAAGCCCGCCTGGGCGTGGTGGAGTGTGCCAAACACGAGTTGCTACAGCCTTTCAGTGTGCTCAATGAGAAGGATGGTGAGTCTCTCTGCATCTTTCTTTTCCTATCCTCTGTGCActgtttctttctttttttcctaaCTACGtgtctcattatctctctctgcttctcagGAGAGTTTGTGGCCCAGTTTAAGTTCACAGTGCTGCTGATGGCCAACGGCCCCCATAAAATCACCAGCGGACCCTTTGAGGCAGAGCTCTACAAGTCAGAGCATGAGGTGCAGGATGCAGACCTGAGGGTAAGTAGGGCTCCAGCTGGCTCCCAGCCCATGGCCCCAGGCAACCTGAATGGCTCTTCACTGCTCATATTACATGAATAACTTTATTAATGAACAGGGACTTGCATCTCAGAGCCTACACTTTAAGTAACTGCATAAGGGTATGAGATGGCATCTGAGGTTTTGACCAGTGTATTTCCACACTTAGCAGTTCTGTTGTGGCACTCTTCCTTGGAAGACATCTCTTGATTGACAGCAAACAATCCCTTTTTCTCCCCCAGACTCTACTACAGAGCTCAGCCAGTCGCAagacacagaagaagaagaaaaagaaggtatTTGATATGACGATGGTGAAAAACAAATTAattcaaaacattctgtttgctCTCTCCATTCTTAATCGGTGCCTTGCTTCCTCCCTCCTAGGCCTCAAAGACTGTGGAAACCACTACTGGACAGCCAACCGAGGAGAGCAACAAGGCTGCAGAGTAGATGCCTACCTGTCTTCAGCCACactgatacatacacacacacaccatataacaAACTTAGAAAGTGAATCTAAATCTTCCCCAACTGTTAGCTCTTTTTGACCCTCATGCCCTTTTGTAGTATTTGGCCCATTGAATACATCTGATAGATTTGGAGTTGAGCCTGTTGGGAATGCACTCAAATCTGTTgaaaaaacaatttttttgtaGCCATTCTGTTGAATCTGGAGTCTGAATAAGGGTCACATCCTTGTAACACATATATATGGAGTTTATTTTCCATTGATACTTAACTGGAGTATGAGATTGGGGAAACACATTTTTGGAATATGATGGATAAAAAACCTTTTCTAGCATTGTGTTTTTACACCTTATCGTTAGGTGATGTACCTGACTTCAGAAATGTTGCAATCTATAGGTGAAGTGTTATAAACTTTTGAAATTAAAAATGTCAAAACAAAGTAGAAGTTTTGTTTTGATTAACTCAATTTTAACTGGATGATATCTGTTGGAAAATAATAGTTGGGTGCCAGTGTTACAGTTATTCAAACATGACAGAATTGAAAGGTTAAAGCACAGAATTTCAAAGACAGAATTCTTGCACTAACACCTGTTATGGGAACAAACCCTGCTATACTTACTGGCACCCCCCCTCTTTCCTGGTAGGGGATTTTTAAGGGAATGGTGTTGTGCTGTTCAGTTTAGaaatctatttttattttcaACAATACCTCATTTTTATCAACCAAATGAAACATTTTAGTGGAGCTTTTAAACAAAGTGTCTTCATTCAGAACTGCTTGAAGTCATATTTTAAGCAAATCTGTTTTTCAACTAAGTGAGAGCATGTCATTAAATGGCAAAAAGCTAAATTGACAACAGTAGTACATGTTGAGATGTACTTTTTAAAGCATAACCAGTATCCAATACTTATTTGTACCTAATGAAATAAAATGTCCTTTTAATATGTCTAATATGTTGTTCTCTGTTGGAAGGCTCCAACAAGGCTATTGAGTCATGATCTGATCTGCACAGATATGAGTCAACATTACATATTAATCATGGTCCCCTCTCACATATCTGACAGTGAAAGCAGGCAATAGGTAAATTGTTGTAGTAGCAAGAACAGAAAGATTTTAGTGACAGGAAATAAGTTGCCGATGTCTGTCAACATACAgttccttcggaaagtattcagaccccttgactttttccacattttgttacgttacagccttattctaaaatgaattaaataaatataacccattcagcaatctacacacaataccccataatgacaaagcaaaaaccgaaACCATTTATTTacaaaggtattcagaccctttgctatgagacttgaaattgagctcaggtgcatcttgtttccctTGATtttccttgatgtttctacaacttgattggagtccacctgtggtaaattcaattgattggacatgattttgaaaggcacacacctgtctatataaggtcccacagttaaagtgcatgtcagagcaaaaaccaagctatgaggttgaaggaattgtctgtagagcactGAGACAGGATTgagttgaggcacagatctgaggaagggtaccaaaaaaatatctgcagcgtttaaggtccccaagaacacagtggcctccgtcattcttaaatagaagaattttggaaccaccaagaatcttcttagagctggctgcctggccaaactgagcaattgggggagaattgccttggtcagggaggtgaccaagaacctgatggtcactctgacagagctctagagttcctctgtggagatgggagaaccttccagaaggacaaccatctctgtagcactccaccaatcaggcctttatggtagagtggccagacggaagccactcctcagtaaaaagcacctgacagcctgcttggagtttgtcaaaaggcaccttaagactctcagaccatgagaaacaagatctaataataccaagattgaactctttggcctgaatgccaagcatcatgtctggaggaaacctggcaccatccctacggtgaagcatggtggtggcagaatcatgccgtggggatgtttttcagtagcagggactgggatactagtcaggattgagggaaagatgaacggagcaaagtacagtaatccttgatgataacctgctcaggacctcagcctggggcggaagttcacattccaacaggacaatgatgctaagcacacagccaagacaatgcaggagtggcttcaggacaaatctctggatgtccttgaggcccagccagagcccggacttgaacctgatcgaatatctctggagaaacctgaaaatggctgtgcagcaacgctccccttccaacctgacagcgcttgagaggattgcagagaagaatgtgggGAAActccaagtacaggtgtgccaagcttgtagtgtcatacccaagactcgaggctgtattcgctgcaaaaggtacttcaacaaagtactgaataaagggtctgaattatgtaaatgtgatgtttcagtTTATTTTGATAAATTAGCAATttataaaatcctgtttttgctttgtcattatggggtagtgtatgtaaattaattggggggggggataatttaatcaaatttagaataatgctgtaacctaCCAAAATATGGATaaagtcaaggtctgaatactttctgaaggcactgtatattacttTAGACTGCACAGCCATAAagagtacactatatatacaaacgtatgtcgacaccccttcaaattagtggatttgtctatttaagccatacaatctccatagacaaacattggcggtagaatggccttacggaagagctcagtgactttcaacgtggcactgtcataggatgccacctttccaacaagtcagttcgtcaaatttatgccctgctcgagctgccccggtcaactaaaagtgatgttattgtgaattggaaacttctaggagcatcAGTGttagtggtaggtcacacaagctcacagaacgggaccaccaagtgctgaagcgtgtagtgtaaaaatggtctgtcctcagGTGCAACACTCCccactgagttccaaactgctccCTGCAGCAAGGTCAGCACAAAAattgtttgtcaggagcttcatgaaatgggtttccattgccgaaCAGCTCCACACAAGCCTAAGgtcgcaatgccaagcgttggctggagtggtgtaaagctcgctcccgttggactctggagcagtggaagcgggttctctggcgtgatgaatcacacttcaccatctggcattctgactgacaaatctgggtttggtggatgccaggagaacgctaccaacGCATAGTGCCaacgcatagtgccaactgtaacatTTGGTGGAGTTggcataatggtctggggatgtttttgatggttcacctttgggatgaattggaacacctactgcgagtcaggcctaatcgcccaacatcagtgcccgacctcactaatgctgttgtggctgaatggaagcaagtcactgcagcaatgttccaacatctagtggaaagccttcccagaagagtggaggctgttatagcagcaaagggggagaccaactccatattaatgcccatgattttggaatgagatgaacaggtgtccacatacttttagtcatgtagtgtatataattGATGCCTGGACcattcagtttcactttaatCAGAGGTTTCTGATTATATATGACGAGAACTGTGGAGGTGTGGTGAAAAATAACATTTGCTTGATAAGATTTAAAAGGAAACTTACATGGATGGAAAGTGTGCCACATTTTTTTCTATTATTAACAGCACCCATAGACTTACGTGATTGTAATGCCTGAACACAAGTATATAATTTAAATTTCAACGACTTCTGCCTACATCTCCCAGTGAGCAATGAGCTGAGCAAGTGGCGATTGAATATGACGTTACGTTTTGTTCTATAAAGGCCCTCCCCTTTCTTCGTCACGTCCTCTTTCAATTTGGTGTCTTCGCTGTAGAGGTAAGAAACATTGAATTCTGTCCCAAAACAAATCCAACTAAATCAGTAGTAATTGCTTGCCATCCGTTACATTCAACAACTTTGTTATCTGTAATTGCAGACACATCTCCACAAGATGAGAGCAAAGGTGAGTTGATAAATATCTAACTTCATATTAGCGGGCTTTTGTTTGACTCATTGTCATTAAGCAGTGGCTAGCTACATAACGCTATATACACATTTCTCTGACAACGTGCCTAAATAGTTGGCTTCCTATATTATGGAAACATTGGCTGTATTCAATATTACATTAAAGGGTAAACGCTTAATTGGCACGAGTTTTTTGAATGTTGGATATACAATTTGCTTCACCCATGGCGTattagctaacgtttgctagcttgACCACGTTGGCGAACTTGGTTTCACGGCCCAATGGCGCACAAGGTACTAGCAATATTACTTGTAATGTATTTTGTAGATTTCGGGAGTGGCTTATATTAGCAGGATAAATGATACTGTTCACCAGTGTCATGCCTACTGCGTGTTTGTATGGTCTTAACTCCTAACCTTGTGACGCATGGTCCGCATTGCCATGCCAGATATTCACATGTCTTCCTGTTTAGATCCGCAGCTTGTGCTGTAAACATGAATGAATACTTGTTTGCATGTGACTCTTaaatttccttttttattttttttagtgGAGGAAGAAGCGTATGCGCAGGTAAGGATCACTTCCTTTTAGGATTTTCATCTGAATGTTGATGTTGCTTTGTAGTTTCGTTCAGATAAGCATGGTACTCCAGTCTTAACATGGACACAGCACACATTTGCAATTAACTATCTACTACAATAGATTTGACAACCATGCATATGACTGTTTTTTTTAGGCTCATAAGAGTTCAATCCAGGATGTATGTTGAATGTTTGTtcatttggggtggcaggtagccaagtggttagagaattgggccagtaaccacaaggttgctggatcgaatccccgaggtgacaacTTAAATCTGTTtcccagaacaaggcagttaacttaGCCTACCGGGGACCgtgtgtcattgtaaataagaatttgttcttaactgacttgcctagttaaataaacgttaaATTTTAAATACTAAATGAGCACACAGCAATGGTGGGATTAATGCTAATCATTGTAGGGACTTTTACAATCAAACTGACATGCTGTGTTTGGTATGTAATGATGCAGCTCTGGTCACTAATTGACACTTTCTGGTCTTTGTAGGCTGAAGCGTAAAAGGCGAAAGATGAGGCAGAGGTCCAAATAGACTGGCCCATTCCCCTACTGCTGTGATTGTTTTTCCCCACCCACTCCAAGCCCCCTGTTTGAAGCCAGCGGTCCATGATTTGCAAAGAGCTGAACCATGGTTGTCTGAAGCCGGTCTCATTGGTGTGAAGGACGGATCCCGCATACCCAGCCCTCTACTCTGCCAATGGCACCTGGCTGTTGACTACTGCTAGAATCTCTCCTGTTGTTGTTGGACTCTGGCCTTTTACCACCTGCACAGCTGATTTGTTGTGAAGACCATAATAAATATTTGGTTTACTAACTACATTACTGTCTCTAAACATTGATTGAAGTTcatatcaaagtttattggtcacacatttagcagatgttattgcaggtttAGTGAAATTCATGTCTTTCGCTCCACCCAACTTGCACTACACTTATGCTTTTGATAATGTTAACTAATATCTAGGGAACCAGTTGGGATGCTTTTGAAGCACAATTTGGTTTACATTTGTACAGCTGTAGGCTTTGAAATGCCCTGGGGATCAAGTAATATAGTTGAGGTTCTGGCCTTCTCTGGGGCATATGAAGGTGACATCGACGAGGCCTTGTACTATTGTGCCTGTCCTAACAAATGACTCATGGTCAGTTGCACAAACACTGTGGAATAATGGTACTATAAAAATCGCTTGCAGGTCTCTTGTTTGGTGTGAACTGGAAGCCTGGTCTGTTGGCGCCATCTAGTGGCGATTTGAGGCAAACGGCTAATGGGAACAAACTACTTTAAATTCTTACGTTCCTTAACAGTAAGTTCTCTTAGATGCCTGATTGGCATGTTCCCTCTGCTCTTAGTCACATCCTGACTGGTGTTGCAACTGCACTGCCTGTGACCGGAAGGTGCAGACAGCCCAGCGCAAGGCCTGCAActgccaaagactccagcaaccCCAGATACTTCTGTGCTGCTGCCCAGCAGGTGGTACCGGTGCAGTTTCTATCCCCTGGCAGTAACACTTATGGCTAACTACTGCTTTCCTGCCCACATACTGTCCACATTGGTTGCCATTCATATTTATCTTGCTATTGGTCGCTTTTCTTTTAActatcttctacattgtagaatagtgaagactgaaataacacatggaatcgtgTTGCCGAAATCAAAAATTATCAgaatttcttcaaagtagccaccctttgccttgacagctttgcgcacttggcattctctcaaccagcttcatgaggaatgcttttccaacagtcttgaaggagtttgcacttttccttcactctgcggtccaactcgtcccaaaccatctaaactgggttgaggtcaggtgatctgatgcagcactcctctccttggtgaaatagcccttacacaacctggaagTGTGTTATTGGtatttgtcctgttgaaaaacaaatgatagtcccactaagcccaaaccaga
Protein-coding regions in this window:
- the LOC115207845 gene encoding proliferation-associated protein 2G4-like, coding for MSDNEEQEQTIAEDLVVTKYKMGGDIANQALRVVIEASKSGVSVLSLCEKGDAHIMAETGKVFRKEKDLKKGIAFPTSVSVNNCVCHFSPLKSDPDYTLKDGDLVKIDLGVHVDGFIANVAHSFVVGATKEAPVTGKKADVIKAAHLCAEAALRLVKPGNQNSKVTEAWNKIAQSFKCTAIEGMLSHQLKQHVIDGEKTIIQNPTDQQRKDHEKAEFEVHEVYAVDVLISTGEGKARDGGQRTTIYKRDPSKQYGLKMKTSRMFFSEVERRFDAMPFTLRAFEDEAKARLGVVECAKHELLQPFSVLNEKDGEFVAQFKFTVLLMANGPHKITSGPFEAELYKSEHEVQDADLRTLLQSSASRKTQKKKKKKASKTVETTTGQPTEESNKAAE